In Streptomyces liangshanensis, the DNA window GCCCGCGCCGCAGACCAGCTTCGCGGCCATCCTGATGAGCGCGTCGTTGGTGCCCGAGCCCATGGGCATCGTCATGGTCTGTTGCCCGAAGCCGAAGAGGGTGTGCAGCGCGAGCTGTCCACCCGTCAGGGCCGCGACGATGGTGGGGGTCGAGCGCGCGCGTCCGGCGAGCGGCGCGATGACCGCGAAGACTCCCAGGAAGCCGAGGACCAGGGTCCACCAGGGGACCGGGGCGCAGGCGGCCAGGACGTGACCCGTCGCGGACAGCACGACGCAGACCGCGGTGAACACCGCGGTCCTCAGCAGCCGCGGGGCGGCTACGGCGCGAGCGACGTGATCGGACGACATGGCCGGGTCATCATCGCACTGCGCCCCCGCGCGCCGCAGGGCAGGTCCGGAAGGTCGCTCTCTGTCCGGGTTCCCCGTCAGGGTTCGCCGTCCCGGCTCCGCGCGCCGCATACACCGCCGCATACACCGCCGCATACACCGCCGTCCCCCGTCCACGCGTCCGCCGAACGGGGGGCATTGGGGCCCATCGGGGCCATCCGATCGTCCAGGTGCTTACGGCACGGCGCGAAGGGCAATACGTATCGGTATGTCGAGCCGTGGCCTGGAGGCTGGAGCATGAGCATCTGGTGGTCTCTGCACCTGCGGCGCGAAGCCGCGAGCGTTCCGCTGGCCCGGCGCCTGCTCCTCGGCACCATGGAGACCGCGGGCGTCGACCCGGACGTCTCGTTCGACCTGTCCGTCGCGCTCACCGAGGCCTGCGCCAACGCCGTCGAGCACGGCGGCGACGGACGGCCCGGGGAGGCGCCGGGGGCGTACCAGGTGACGGCCTATCTGGACGGCGAGAAGTGCCGTATCGAGGTGGCGGATTCCGGGCCGGGCTTTCCCGCGCGGCGCATGACGCGGCGTACCACGCAGGTCGGCGCGGCCACGCCGTCCCCGGCCCCCGTCGCCGCGCCGGTCGCGGCCGGTACGACGGTGACCGCGCCCGTGACCCCGGCACCCGCGCCGACCGCCGAGAGCGGCCGGGGGCTGTGCCTGATCGAGCAGCTCGCCGACCACGTGTACTTCCGCAACCGGCCGGGCCGCGGGGCCGTGGTCAGCTTCGACAAGATCCTCAAGTGGCGGGAGGGCGCCCTG includes these proteins:
- a CDS encoding ATP-binding protein, with amino-acid sequence MSIWWSLHLRREAASVPLARRLLLGTMETAGVDPDVSFDLSVALTEACANAVEHGGDGRPGEAPGAYQVTAYLDGEKCRIEVADSGPGFPARRMTRRTTQVGAATPSPAPVAAPVAAGTTVTAPVTPAPAPTAESGRGLCLIEQLADHVYFRNRPGRGAVVSFDKILKWREGALLRAM